In Alistipes ihumii AP11, a genomic segment contains:
- a CDS encoding ABC transporter permease encodes MRETGFAAVLRRELRRMVSRRLYFGVCVALPLFCILFMATIFGSGQMERIPVGVVDLDWTASSRSVTRTVEAVPTFRVSGHYADEQSARTATQRKEIYGYLVIPPRFETDLRGGRGATLRYYYHYALLSVGSEVRGAFETVLRPLAMTPVVTEAVALGVSERTAESFLVPVSSQSHPLYNPDLDYSVYLSQPFFFILFQVIVLLVTVYAVGSEIKFRTGDDWLRTAGMNVFSAVAGKLLPYTVIFVLISVLANYVLFGVMRIPFSCGFWPLNLTSALFVVATQCLAVFLFLLFPAIGIVISVVSMVGSLGATLSGVTFPAPFMYEPVYYASFLFPVRHFVEISQNLLYGDYGFAYTWQNVAALLLFALPALLVLPRLKKAVLSRRYENIK; translated from the coding sequence ATGCGGGAAACGGGCTTTGCGGCCGTACTGAGGCGCGAGCTCCGGCGGATGGTTTCCCGCCGGCTCTATTTCGGCGTGTGCGTCGCGTTGCCGTTGTTCTGCATTCTGTTCATGGCGACGATCTTCGGCTCGGGCCAGATGGAGCGCATTCCGGTCGGCGTGGTCGATCTGGACTGGACGGCTTCGTCGCGCAGCGTCACGCGCACCGTCGAGGCCGTGCCTACTTTCCGCGTGAGCGGACATTACGCCGACGAGCAATCGGCCCGGACGGCGACGCAGCGTAAGGAAATTTACGGCTATTTGGTCATTCCGCCTCGTTTCGAGACCGACCTTCGGGGCGGTCGCGGGGCGACGCTCCGCTACTATTATCACTATGCGCTGCTGAGCGTCGGCAGCGAGGTGCGCGGCGCTTTCGAGACGGTGCTTCGGCCGCTGGCGATGACGCCGGTCGTCACCGAGGCCGTCGCGCTGGGGGTGAGCGAGCGGACGGCCGAGAGCTTTCTGGTTCCGGTCTCCTCGCAGAGCCATCCGCTTTACAATCCCGATCTGGACTACTCGGTTTACCTGAGCCAACCGTTCTTTTTCATCCTGTTCCAGGTGATCGTGCTGCTGGTCACCGTTTACGCCGTCGGCAGCGAGATCAAGTTCCGCACCGGCGACGACTGGCTTCGCACGGCCGGGATGAACGTTTTTTCGGCCGTTGCCGGCAAGCTGCTTCCCTATACCGTGATTTTTGTTCTGATAAGCGTGCTGGCCAATTACGTGCTGTTCGGCGTGATGCGCATCCCGTTCTCGTGCGGGTTCTGGCCGCTGAATCTGACCTCGGCCCTGTTCGTCGTGGCTACGCAATGCTTGGCCGTGTTCCTGTTCTTGCTTTTCCCGGCTATCGGGATCGTCATCAGCGTGGTGTCGATGGTCGGCTCGCTCGGCGCCACGCTCTCGGGCGTAACTTTCCCGGCTCCTTTCATGTACGAGCCGGTCTACTACGCTTCGTTCCTGTTTCCGGTCCGCCATTTCGTCGAGATCAGTCAGAACCTGCTCTACGGCGACTACGGGTTCGCCTATACGTGGCAGAACGTAGCCGCACTGCTGCTGTTCGCGCTGCCGGCGCTGCTGGTACTGCCTCGCTTGAAAAAAGCCGTTTTAAGCCGTCGCTATGAAAATATCAAGTAA
- a CDS encoding DUF1893 domain-containing protein — MEKLIRLLHEGNYSLVVAHGEIRTFSGRGVSDLYALSGEDPGFLRGASVADKVVGKAAAALMIVAGVSELHADVISRPALDLLAGSGVKVGYAEEVPHVINRSGTGWCPLETRCRDLRTPEECVAQIRDFMNAMNNR; from the coding sequence ATGGAAAAACTGATTCGATTGTTGCATGAGGGGAATTACTCGCTGGTGGTCGCTCACGGCGAAATCCGTACCTTCTCGGGACGGGGAGTGTCGGACCTGTATGCCCTGTCGGGCGAGGACCCCGGGTTTCTGCGCGGGGCCTCCGTCGCCGATAAGGTCGTAGGCAAGGCGGCTGCGGCTCTGATGATCGTCGCGGGAGTGAGCGAGCTGCATGCCGATGTCATCAGCCGGCCCGCTCTGGACCTTCTGGCCGGCAGCGGAGTGAAGGTCGGTTACGCCGAAGAGGTCCCGCATGTGATCAACCGCAGCGGGACGGGCTGGTGCCCGCTGGAGACCCGTTGCCGCGATTTGCGTACCCCGGAGGAATGCGTGGCGCAGATACGCGATTTTATGAATGCGATGAATAACCGATAA
- a CDS encoding HlyD family secretion protein, producing MDKTKKYLAFSFVMVLVAVTIVSVIGMILLDRKPVVLQGQIEATEIRISGKLPGRIDRFLVEEGERVAAGDTLVVINSPEALAKYEQVQALEDVAVYQNQKIDDGTRRQIVESMKQLWIKAKADLKLARTTRERIESLYRDSVVTSQRRDEAEALYQNALAGERAAYEQYRMALDGARKQDRESARSMVDVARGAVGEVTALLQDARLTAPESGEIAAVYPERGELVGAGTPIMSLVVLEDAHAVLNVREDLMPRFRMGGTFRADVPALDRRGVVFRVYYISPLGSYATWRSTKQAGSYDLRTFELKARPEPAVEGLRPGMSVLVNLSEQP from the coding sequence ATGGATAAGACGAAAAAATACCTGGCCTTTTCGTTCGTCATGGTGCTGGTAGCCGTGACGATCGTTTCGGTGATCGGGATGATTCTGCTGGACCGCAAACCGGTCGTATTGCAGGGACAGATCGAGGCGACCGAAATACGGATCTCCGGCAAATTGCCCGGACGGATCGACCGTTTTCTGGTCGAGGAAGGAGAGCGCGTGGCTGCGGGCGACACGCTGGTGGTGATCAACAGCCCCGAGGCGCTGGCCAAGTACGAGCAGGTGCAGGCGCTCGAGGACGTGGCCGTTTACCAAAACCAGAAGATCGACGACGGAACGCGTCGGCAGATCGTCGAATCGATGAAGCAGCTATGGATCAAGGCCAAGGCCGACCTGAAGCTGGCCCGGACGACCCGCGAACGGATCGAGTCGCTTTACCGCGACAGCGTCGTCACGTCGCAGCGCCGCGACGAGGCGGAAGCGCTTTATCAGAATGCGTTGGCCGGCGAGCGGGCTGCCTACGAGCAGTACCGAATGGCTCTGGACGGGGCCCGGAAACAAGACCGCGAGAGCGCCCGCTCGATGGTCGACGTGGCTCGCGGAGCCGTGGGCGAGGTGACGGCCCTGCTGCAGGACGCGCGGCTTACGGCGCCCGAGTCGGGCGAGATCGCGGCCGTCTATCCCGAGCGGGGCGAGCTGGTCGGGGCAGGCACTCCGATCATGAGTCTCGTCGTGCTCGAAGACGCGCATGCGGTGCTGAACGTGCGCGAGGACCTGATGCCGCGTTTCCGTATGGGCGGGACGTTCCGGGCCGACGTACCCGCGCTCGACCGGCGGGGAGTCGTCTTCCGCGTATACTACATCAGCCCGCTGGGCAGCTATGCCACCTGGCGCTCGACCAAACAGGCGGGCAGCTACGACTTGCGCACCTTCGAGCTGAAGGCGAGGCCCGAGCCGGCGGTCGAGGGCCTTCGGCCGGGCATGTCGGTGCTGGTCAACCTGAGCGAACAGCCGTAG
- a CDS encoding TonB dependent receptor, protein MMKLLILLAVAVAGVPAAHGQNSLPAVRGRVTDASTGANVDFADVVIVDTSNRTVARTIVSGGEFRIDEVENGDFLLKIMLLGYRPYTSDTIAFRSGRPIDMGTVSLVPEENRLEGIAVTGSRGRIVYKLDRQRISGSASLSAAGGTAADILGSTPSVRVDADGEVSFRGSTGFLVYVDGKPAVQEGTRAMEQIPASTVADIEIITTPSARYKTDGDAGIINIVTKRQTGEGLSGAVGMAGSTLGAWNGDVLLAYRKGPHRWYVGGTGAEIRGKSDFGQQKTTIVDDYTTTSDADGTRHSNNASYIGRFGWEYGSRRHRLSLEFQGGDTKNARGGDMGYYEHRMQGTNVINDAFYDSHDRYSNEKQLAQLLADYSFRLNERGDRISITGRLRYDWYALEYTESNMFDTTGARYEGTRGYEKEHHWDFDGSAVYEMNYREQGKLEIGYQYTSYSEHGDYNITYWDRAAQDFQWQDDLYAPFFYRRQIHSLYAMLNDRIGPVAFDAGLRADNTLDELAISVAGADRDISRLELFPSLHASYEAPHGNTFSVGYSYRTNRPGIWQLEPYITYEDYYTKQIGNPDIRPEYIHSVEAGYRKSTGKGGSIAVTGFFRSRTGVIDRIRVAYEPGVTLDSLINAGCDRSGGVELDARVKVARWWNMTVNGSFFGYKFVSRYEGCEDASNTSYALGLINQFTLGPATRVQFDANAVGPTVLTQGREKAYCYFDLALRQQFCKNRISAALVVHDIFRTARYENRRTTPSLVSSTRIRPKYPNVVLSLSYSFNAAGDKEHTGRVSSGARFDGREF, encoded by the coding sequence ATGATGAAGCTCCTTATTCTTCTGGCCGTCGCGGTCGCAGGCGTGCCGGCCGCTCATGGTCAGAACTCTCTCCCTGCCGTAAGAGGGCGCGTGACGGACGCTTCGACGGGAGCGAACGTCGATTTCGCGGACGTCGTGATCGTCGACACGAGCAATCGAACGGTAGCCAGAACGATCGTCAGTGGCGGGGAATTCCGGATCGACGAAGTGGAGAACGGCGATTTTTTACTGAAAATCATGCTATTGGGCTACCGGCCTTACACGAGCGACACGATCGCTTTCCGCAGCGGCCGTCCGATCGACATGGGGACCGTCTCTCTCGTGCCCGAGGAAAACCGGCTCGAAGGCATTGCCGTCACAGGTTCCCGAGGCCGGATCGTCTATAAGCTGGACCGGCAGAGGATCAGCGGCTCCGCGTCCCTGTCGGCGGCGGGAGGAACGGCGGCCGACATTCTCGGCTCTACTCCCTCGGTCCGGGTGGACGCCGACGGAGAAGTGTCGTTCAGAGGCAGTACGGGCTTTCTCGTCTATGTGGACGGCAAACCCGCCGTACAGGAAGGAACCCGGGCTATGGAACAGATTCCCGCCTCGACCGTTGCGGATATCGAGATCATTACGACTCCCTCGGCACGCTACAAAACGGACGGCGACGCGGGCATCATCAACATAGTCACCAAGCGTCAGACGGGAGAGGGACTGAGCGGAGCCGTCGGCATGGCCGGAAGCACGCTGGGGGCGTGGAACGGAGACGTGCTGCTGGCGTACCGCAAAGGACCTCACCGATGGTACGTGGGCGGAACCGGGGCCGAAATCCGCGGGAAAAGCGATTTCGGCCAGCAGAAAACCACGATCGTGGACGATTACACGACGACGTCCGACGCCGACGGAACCCGTCATAGCAACAACGCCTCCTATATCGGACGATTCGGTTGGGAGTACGGCTCACGCCGCCACAGACTGTCGCTGGAATTCCAAGGCGGCGACACCAAGAACGCCCGGGGCGGCGACATGGGCTACTACGAGCATCGCATGCAGGGGACCAATGTGATAAACGACGCTTTCTACGACAGCCATGACCGCTACTCCAACGAGAAGCAGCTCGCGCAGTTGCTGGCCGATTACTCTTTCCGGCTGAACGAGCGGGGCGACCGGATCTCGATAACGGGACGGCTGCGGTACGACTGGTATGCGCTGGAATACACCGAAAGCAACATGTTCGACACGACGGGAGCGCGCTACGAAGGTACGCGCGGCTACGAGAAGGAGCATCACTGGGATTTCGACGGGAGCGCGGTCTACGAGATGAACTACCGCGAGCAAGGGAAACTGGAAATCGGCTACCAGTACACGTCCTACAGCGAGCACGGCGACTACAACATCACGTATTGGGACCGCGCCGCGCAGGATTTCCAGTGGCAGGACGACCTGTACGCCCCGTTCTTCTACCGCCGCCAGATCCATTCGCTCTATGCCATGCTGAACGACCGGATCGGTCCGGTAGCGTTCGACGCGGGACTCAGGGCCGACAATACGCTCGACGAGCTCGCCATATCGGTGGCCGGAGCCGACCGCGACATTTCGCGTCTGGAGCTGTTTCCTTCCCTCCACGCATCGTACGAGGCTCCGCACGGCAACACGTTCTCCGTCGGTTACTCCTACCGGACGAACCGGCCGGGAATCTGGCAGCTCGAACCCTATATTACCTACGAGGACTACTATACCAAGCAGATCGGAAATCCCGACATCCGGCCCGAGTATATTCATTCCGTCGAGGCGGGATACCGGAAAAGCACGGGGAAAGGCGGCAGCATCGCGGTCACCGGATTCTTCCGGTCGCGAACGGGCGTGATCGACCGCATCCGCGTGGCCTACGAGCCCGGCGTGACGCTCGATTCGCTGATAAACGCGGGTTGCGACCGCTCGGGCGGCGTGGAGCTCGACGCACGCGTGAAAGTCGCCCGCTGGTGGAATATGACCGTCAACGGAAGCTTTTTCGGATACAAGTTCGTCAGCCGCTACGAGGGGTGCGAGGACGCTTCCAACACGAGCTACGCGCTGGGACTGATCAACCAGTTCACGCTCGGACCCGCGACCCGAGTACAGTTCGATGCCAATGCCGTCGGCCCTACGGTACTGACGCAAGGTCGGGAAAAGGCCTATTGCTATTTCGATTTGGCCCTGCGCCAGCAATTCTGTAAGAACCGCATTTCGGCCGCGCTGGTCGTGCACGACATATTCCGCACCGCACGTTACGAGAACCGCCGCACGACTCCTTCGCTCGTTTCGTCGACCCGTATCAGGCCCAAGTACCCCAATGTCGTTCTGTCGCTGAGCTATTCGTTCAATGCCGCAGGCGACAAGGAACATACGGGACGGGTTTCGTCCGGCGCGCGGTTCGACGGCAGGGAGTTCTGA
- a CDS encoding DUF362 domain-containing protein, with amino-acid sequence MTAALAATGSGSAREKGSEKLPKVYMFKEISSENLVKIYEALGREAAGKVAVKLSTGEPGNNNYLSPALIGDLVRRVGGTIVECNTAYGGGRSDTESHLKAAEDHGFTAIAEVDIMDADGEVALPVKGGRHLKEDFVGSHYPDYDFTVVLSHFKGHPMGGFGGAIKNISIGIASSAGKAWIHSAGKTRDRSEVWENLPPQDDFLESMAEAAKAVADYCGDRILYISVANNLSVDCDCVAAPEEPKMGDLGILASLDPVALDRACVDRVRASEDHGKVHLIERIDSRNGMHTLDYAERLGMGSQRYELVELD; translated from the coding sequence ATGACGGCGGCACTGGCGGCGACGGGGTCCGGCAGCGCTCGGGAGAAGGGCTCGGAAAAGCTGCCCAAGGTTTATATGTTCAAGGAGATTTCGTCCGAGAATCTCGTGAAGATTTACGAGGCGCTGGGCCGCGAGGCGGCAGGCAAGGTCGCCGTCAAGCTTTCGACGGGCGAGCCCGGCAACAATAATTACCTGAGTCCGGCGCTGATCGGAGATCTGGTGCGGCGGGTCGGGGGAACGATCGTAGAGTGCAACACCGCGTACGGCGGCGGGCGGTCCGATACGGAGTCCCACCTGAAAGCGGCCGAGGATCACGGTTTCACGGCGATCGCGGAAGTGGACATCATGGATGCCGACGGGGAAGTGGCGCTGCCGGTGAAGGGAGGCAGACATCTGAAGGAGGATTTCGTCGGGTCGCACTATCCCGACTACGACTTTACGGTCGTTCTGTCCCATTTCAAGGGACATCCGATGGGCGGATTCGGCGGCGCGATCAAGAATATTTCCATCGGCATCGCTTCGTCGGCGGGCAAGGCGTGGATACATTCCGCGGGTAAAACCCGGGATCGGTCCGAGGTATGGGAAAACCTTCCTCCGCAGGACGATTTTCTGGAATCGATGGCCGAGGCTGCCAAGGCGGTCGCGGATTACTGCGGCGACAGGATTCTTTATATCAGCGTGGCGAATAATCTTTCGGTGGACTGCGATTGCGTGGCGGCGCCCGAGGAGCCGAAAATGGGCGATCTGGGCATTCTCGCTTCGCTCGACCCCGTAGCCCTCGACCGTGCCTGCGTCGACAGGGTCCGTGCTTCGGAAGATCACGGCAAGGTGCATCTGATCGAGCGGATCGACTCGCGCAACGGCATGCATACGCTGGACTATGCCGAGCGGCTCGGAATGGGAAGCCAGCGATACGAACTGGTCGAGCTGGACTGA
- a CDS encoding aldo/keto reductase, whose translation MGARDKEMNRRDFLKIVGISAAATTAAWAGCSPENNPVSGGRAARTAVPTDRMTYRTNDKKGDRVSLLGYGCMRWPTLPSPDGRGNVIDQDAVNELVDYAIAHGVNYFDTSPVYVQGWSEKSTGIALKRHPREKFLIATKLSNFANHTRENSIAMYRKSFEDLQVDYIDYYLLHSIGNGGIDTFRARYIDNGMLDFLLGEREAGRIRNLGFSFHGTVDVFDEVLAMDERAHWDFVQIQLNYVDWKHASGNNVDAEYLYGELAKRDIQAIIMEPLLGGRLSNVPDHIAAHLKQRRPEASVASWAFRFAGSPEKVLTVLSGMTYLEHLQDNLRTYSPLEPLTDEDREFLEQTAQLLLRYPTVPCNDCQYCMPCPYGLDIPGILLHYNRCVNEGNVPSSSQDDNYRRARRAFLVGYDRSVPRLRQASHCIGCGQCIPHCPQSIDIPKELHRIDRFVEDLKQGREF comes from the coding sequence ATGGGAGCACGAGATAAGGAAATGAACCGCCGCGATTTTCTGAAAATCGTGGGAATCAGCGCGGCCGCGACTACGGCCGCATGGGCCGGCTGCAGCCCGGAGAATAACCCGGTGTCGGGCGGTCGGGCGGCCCGGACGGCCGTTCCGACCGACCGGATGACTTACCGTACCAACGACAAAAAGGGCGATCGCGTGTCGCTGCTCGGCTACGGGTGTATGCGCTGGCCGACTCTCCCTTCGCCCGACGGCCGGGGGAACGTGATCGACCAGGATGCGGTCAACGAGCTGGTGGACTATGCCATAGCTCACGGAGTGAACTATTTCGATACGTCGCCCGTGTACGTGCAAGGCTGGTCGGAAAAATCGACCGGGATCGCCCTGAAGCGTCATCCCCGCGAAAAATTCCTGATCGCCACCAAGCTGTCTAACTTCGCCAACCATACCCGCGAGAACTCGATAGCCATGTATCGGAAGTCCTTCGAGGACCTGCAGGTGGACTATATCGACTACTATCTGCTGCATTCGATCGGCAACGGCGGAATCGACACGTTCCGCGCCCGCTATATCGACAACGGGATGCTGGACTTTCTGCTCGGAGAGCGGGAAGCGGGCCGTATCCGCAATCTGGGATTTTCTTTCCACGGAACGGTGGACGTCTTCGACGAGGTGCTGGCGATGGACGAGCGGGCGCATTGGGATTTCGTGCAGATTCAGCTCAATTACGTGGACTGGAAGCATGCGTCGGGAAACAACGTCGATGCCGAATATCTGTACGGGGAGCTGGCGAAGCGCGACATTCAGGCGATCATCATGGAACCGCTGCTCGGCGGACGGCTCTCGAACGTGCCCGATCACATCGCCGCGCATCTCAAGCAGCGCCGGCCCGAAGCGAGCGTCGCCTCGTGGGCGTTCCGCTTCGCCGGCTCGCCGGAAAAGGTACTGACCGTGCTGAGCGGCATGACCTATCTGGAGCATCTGCAGGACAACCTGCGCACCTATTCGCCGCTCGAACCGCTTACCGACGAAGACAGGGAGTTTCTCGAACAGACCGCGCAACTGCTGCTGCGTTACCCGACCGTTCCCTGCAACGATTGCCAATACTGCATGCCGTGTCCCTACGGATTGGACATTCCGGGCATTCTGCTGCATTATAACCGGTGCGTCAACGAAGGGAACGTACCTTCCTCGTCGCAGGACGACAACTACCGCCGGGCGCGGCGGGCGTTCCTCGTAGGCTATGACCGTTCGGTTCCCCGGCTGCGTCAGGCGAGCCACTGCATCGGATGCGGACAATGCATTCCCCATTGCCCTCAGAGCATCGATATCCCGAAAGAGCTGCACCGCATCGACCGGTTCGTGGAAGACCTCAAGCAGGGGCGCGAATTTTAG
- a CDS encoding ABC transporter permease, which yields MKISSKLRDIAAIAADEFRTVSTSYSVLLVLMGGIFLYGLLYNYMYEPNLIRDAPVAVVDRSHSPLSREYARLLDAAPQVRVLTDEAGFPEAKELMKRGDAVGIVYIPEDFETRVGRGEESLFVMYGTTEAFLYYLAMQEAASGAMLELDGRYRPQMLVFLPRGDVQPITQTPAVTVVGTALYNHTEGYGSYLIPAVLMVIIFQTLLMVIGMTSGEERDSGSIRRYAAGGVSLGRMARVIAGKTFVYGLLYALFSVFLLGLMPAAFNLPELGSGYLIAMLMIPYLLATCFFALAVSVFFTDSEAPLLMIAFFSVGLIFLSGVSYPLELMPWYWRAAHYVFPAAPGTLAFVKVNSMGASMADIRAEYVTLWVQCAVYFALACMAYRYNVIRALCRVPAAAAPPLGRISIFPLWRNPSFRPGGSREMPF from the coding sequence ATGAAAATATCAAGTAAGCTCAGGGATATCGCCGCCATCGCGGCCGACGAGTTCCGCACCGTCTCGACGAGCTATTCCGTGTTGCTCGTGCTGATGGGCGGCATTTTTCTGTACGGCCTGCTGTATAACTATATGTACGAGCCGAACCTGATCCGCGACGCCCCCGTAGCGGTGGTCGATCGTTCGCACAGCCCGCTGAGCCGCGAGTATGCGCGGCTGCTCGACGCCGCGCCTCAGGTCAGGGTACTGACCGACGAGGCGGGTTTTCCGGAAGCCAAGGAGCTGATGAAGCGGGGCGACGCGGTCGGAATCGTGTACATTCCCGAAGATTTCGAGACGAGAGTGGGCCGGGGCGAGGAGTCGCTTTTCGTGATGTACGGGACGACGGAGGCATTCCTCTATTATCTGGCCATGCAGGAGGCTGCGTCGGGCGCGATGCTCGAACTCGACGGTCGCTATCGCCCGCAGATGCTCGTTTTCCTGCCCCGCGGGGACGTGCAGCCGATCACGCAGACCCCGGCCGTCACGGTCGTCGGCACCGCGCTGTACAATCATACCGAGGGCTACGGCAGTTACCTGATCCCGGCCGTTCTGATGGTCATCATCTTTCAGACGCTGCTGATGGTCATAGGCATGACCAGCGGAGAAGAGCGCGACAGCGGCTCGATTCGCCGCTATGCCGCCGGGGGAGTCTCGCTGGGGCGGATGGCACGCGTGATAGCCGGCAAGACTTTCGTCTACGGCCTGCTGTACGCGCTTTTCTCGGTGTTCCTGCTCGGGCTGATGCCGGCGGCGTTCAATCTGCCGGAACTCGGGAGCGGATATCTGATCGCGATGCTGATGATCCCCTATCTGCTGGCGACCTGCTTTTTCGCTCTGGCCGTCTCGGTGTTCTTCACCGACTCGGAGGCGCCGCTGCTGATGATCGCGTTTTTCTCGGTAGGGCTGATCTTCCTGTCGGGCGTGTCCTACCCGCTCGAACTGATGCCGTGGTACTGGAGAGCCGCCCATTACGTCTTCCCCGCCGCCCCGGGGACGCTGGCCTTCGTCAAGGTCAACTCGATGGGCGCCTCGATGGCCGACATCCGCGCCGAGTACGTGACGCTGTGGGTTCAGTGCGCCGTCTATTTCGCGCTGGCCTGCATGGCTTACCGGTACAATGTCATCCGCGCGCTGTGCCGCGTGCCGGCCGCTGCCGCTCCGCCGCTCGGGAGGATTTCTATCTTTCCGCTATGGCGGAATCCGTCCTTCCGCCCGGGCGGATCGCGCGAAATGCCTTTTTGA
- the tsaB gene encoding tRNA (adenosine(37)-N6)-threonylcarbamoyltransferase complex dimerization subunit type 1 TsaB — MSLILCIEAGTDIGSVALAKNGRLLSLRENLEGKHHAQNLAVYVEEILRENDLDADELDAVAVGKGPGSYTGLRIAVSLAKGICYATGKPLIAVNSLEALVQVALEDFEAGILDLESLEDAKLLPMIDARRMEVYCQLFDAQARPLSEVEAHVLTAESFAAERAQGRLVLFGNGAAKSKMLFTEPGVHYVDVTPSARGLVKPATEALKIRKFEDVAYFEPFYLKNFVATSSSKKFF; from the coding sequence ATGTCGCTTATCTTATGTATCGAGGCCGGCACCGACATCGGTTCCGTAGCCTTGGCGAAAAACGGCAGGCTCCTTTCGCTGCGCGAAAATCTCGAGGGGAAGCATCATGCCCAGAATCTGGCCGTATACGTGGAGGAAATCCTTCGGGAAAACGATCTCGATGCCGACGAACTGGATGCCGTGGCCGTCGGCAAGGGTCCCGGCTCCTACACCGGACTGCGGATCGCCGTATCGCTGGCCAAGGGGATTTGCTATGCGACCGGAAAGCCGTTGATCGCCGTAAACAGTCTGGAAGCCCTCGTACAGGTCGCGCTGGAGGATTTCGAGGCCGGCATACTCGATCTGGAATCGCTGGAAGACGCCAAGTTGCTGCCGATGATCGACGCGAGACGCATGGAGGTCTACTGTCAGTTGTTCGACGCGCAGGCCCGGCCGTTGTCCGAAGTGGAGGCTCACGTTCTGACGGCCGAAAGCTTCGCTGCCGAACGGGCGCAAGGGCGGCTGGTGCTGTTCGGCAACGGCGCGGCCAAGAGCAAAATGCTTTTCACCGAGCCGGGAGTGCATTATGTCGATGTGACGCCCTCGGCTCGCGGTTTGGTAAAGCCGGCGACAGAGGCTTTGAAAATCAGAAAGTTCGAAGATGTTGCCTATTTCGAGCCGTTTTATTTGAAAAATTTTGTCGCAACTTCTTCGTCGAAAAAATTTTTTTGA
- a CDS encoding lipopolysaccharide kinase InaA family protein — MKLTINPKYARLRGFTESLPRIFPTSTGGKTLYEGRNIVKLYTQNGQRITVKSYGHLTLFNRLIYGSLRKSKAERAFRHAIRLQCLGIDTPEAVASLEIRRFGMLRDSYFVSAYTDYLPVSDITASFPQNPDSQNMLDQLAGFLVELHRTGVYHRDLHIGNILYRCDARGNCRFQLIDTNRMTFHRRLSQRRRIENLRRLACETDAYLYILKRYAEATGADTHSFQLRGVLLRLFLEAWHHLRHKIKKAFRAIRPGGRTDSAIAER; from the coding sequence ATGAAACTGACAATCAATCCGAAATACGCCCGGCTGCGAGGCTTCACGGAGTCCTTGCCCCGCATATTTCCGACCTCGACCGGAGGAAAGACCCTGTACGAAGGCAGGAACATCGTCAAGCTTTACACGCAGAACGGCCAAAGGATAACGGTCAAGAGCTACGGGCACCTGACTCTGTTCAACAGGCTGATATACGGAAGCCTGCGCAAAAGCAAGGCCGAGCGGGCATTCCGCCATGCCATACGGCTGCAATGCCTCGGAATCGACACGCCCGAAGCCGTCGCCTCGCTCGAGATCCGCCGTTTCGGCATGCTCCGCGACAGCTATTTCGTCTCCGCCTATACGGACTACCTGCCGGTCTCGGACATAACGGCCTCCTTTCCGCAAAACCCCGACTCGCAAAACATGCTGGACCAGCTGGCCGGGTTCCTCGTCGAACTGCACCGGACCGGCGTATATCATCGGGATCTGCATATCGGCAATATTCTGTATCGATGCGACGCCAGGGGAAACTGCCGCTTTCAGCTCATCGACACGAACCGGATGACGTTCCATCGCCGGCTGTCTCAGCGGCGTCGGATCGAGAACCTGCGCCGGCTGGCCTGCGAAACGGACGCCTATCTTTATATTCTGAAGCGGTACGCCGAGGCGACCGGAGCGGACACGCACTCGTTTCAGCTCAGAGGGGTGTTGCTGCGTCTGTTTCTCGAGGCATGGCACCACCTGCGGCACAAAATCAAAAAGGCATTTCGCGCGATCCGCCCGGGCGGAAGGACGGATTCCGCCATAGCGGAAAGATAG